GGGAGCCCACGGAGCAACTCACCAGGCAGAACTCGTGGACACAGAGCCCATTTATCTGAAGTTTTTCTCCCCACAGATGTCCGGGTCGGCCTCTGAAGGCTGACACAGCAGGCatgctggaggggagagagacaaTGGCCCCGGGCATGGCACCTGTGCTGCCCGCCCCgacagcccctctgccaggctgcGGGAGGGGCACTTTGCTCTCACCTGGCTCTCTCCCTTTGGGGGCCTGCTCCTCCCTGTGTGACATGGGACGTGTCAGcggtgggtccctgtctcaCCGTCCCACCGGTGAGTGCGCCTGGCAGCACCTGGTGCTCTAACACGGCTCCTGTCGTGGCGACTTCTGGATCTGCTGGATGAGTTCGGCGTCCGACGCTGCTGGCGGGAGTGGTGTTGCCTTTGGGAAGTCCTGGCAGCTGTCTCCCTTGGGTTTCGCCTCCCAGTACTTGGTGCTGGTGTGCAGGTCCTGCCATGGGGACTTCTGGACCGGCCGGATGGATTTGGGGTGGGACGTTGCAGGCGGGAGCGGTTTCGCCTGCGGGATGTCCCTGATGCTTCCTGGCTGGGGATGCGGCTCCCAGCACTTGGTGCTCTCACACAGTTTATGTCACGGCGACTTCTGGACCGGCGGGATGGATCTGGGGCCTGATGTTGTTGGCGGGAACGATTTTGGGTGTGGGATGTTCTTGATGTTTCGTGGCTGcggctgctcctcccagcactgggtGCTCTCACGTGGCTCCTGTCACGGCGGCTTCTGGACCGGCTGGATGGATTTGGGGTCGGACGTTGCAGGCGGGAGCGGTTTCGCCTGCGGGATGTCCCTGATGGTCTCTGCCAGGGCCTGCGCCTCCCAGGACTTGGTGCTGGCACATGAGTCCTGTCCAGGGGACTTCTGGACCGAAGGTGTGGATTTTGGGCCCGACGTTGCCGACGGGGGTGGTTTTGCCGGCGGTCAGGCCCCCgactcctggagcagctgctgtcctcagttgctgggaagctgctctgggatgaccccGATGTTGCCTGACtgtcagggctggagctgctcgtCTCCTGTGAGGGAGATTGCAGAGACTGCTCCGATGTTGCCTGGAGGTTGGTACGGTGGTTGCTGGTCTGTGGTGCTGAAGATCCAGGGGATGGCACCTGGACACTGGGACTGGGGCTGATGGTCTCCAGTGGTGCAGAACTGGGAGACAACCCTGATAACACCAGGCTGCCTGTGTTGGGGCTGATGGTCCTGGGTTCCCTGGAACCGTCAGAAGGCTCCAGTCCTGACTGTCTGGCCACACTGACACCAGCAAGCTCTGACTCATCTCGGGAGCCTGTGAGGGGAAGCAGGAATGTCAAGGCCACCCCAGACCTGGGCCAGGATAGGCCAGAGCAGTgcctccagccctcctggagCAGACAGGCTCTGCCAAACCCACCCTGGGCACCCACTGCCGTGCCCACGGTCACCAGGGTGCTTTGCCTTTTACCTGTGCCCAGACCAGCACAGCCATCACATTCCCATCTGGTTATGCTGTTCCTCAGGCCAGAGCAGCGTCTGTGAgtgccctcagcagcacaggaggagcacaggagcAATTGCCAGGGCCTGGGGAAGCAAACGGGTTCATGGAGGTGAGGACAAAGTGTCCAAAGTGTGGGATTATCTGGCTGAGCTCTTCTCCTGGGTCCTTCTGCTTCAAGCCCTGCAGAGGCCCAGGATGCAACTTTGGCAGCTtacccctcctcctctgcctcgTGCCTGCCTCCTGGAAAAAGGCACTCACTGGCATCACAGTGCCTGTGTCTGTCTCCCAGCTCATCGAATGCATTAAAGCCCTCCCATGATGGTGGTctgatgggaaaaggaaaactgatgaACTCCCTCTGCCCCGGCGTCGGGCAGgtgcagggtgtccctgcccttccccctgtgccatttccagctcctgctggaagCTGAACCCGGGACTCAGGGaccagggcagggccaggactgctggggcaggccctggcacggcACAGCACTTGCACCCCCTGTGTTGTGAGCCAGGCAGAAGGACACCAACCTCAAGGGGATTTGGATCCCCATGGTGAACATATCTCTTATAAATGCCTCATCATTTCTGCAGAGGGGGCACTGGAAGGAGATACGACCAGCATgcagagcctgtccctgcaggagaaaCACAAGCAGCAAGAGTGaggccctggtgctgctgagccccTGCTGTGCCCGTGGGGGTGACAGAACCACTCCTACTTGGATGCAGGCCCTGTGGAACCAGGCGGTTTTGCAGGCTGGGCACACCAGGGTGTTGAAGGTCTTTCTGTCCTCCACAGGCTCCATGCAGATGAGGCATTGGGTGCCCGGCTCTGGAGTCGCCTccactgcctgctctgggctgtgtgcGGGGCAGAAGgccctggggggaaaaggggtgggTGAGGTGAGAAGTGCTGGGCCCTTCCCTGGTGGTGGTGAGGAAGGGACAGCAGGTACCTGAATGGTCTGCAGAACTGGGTGACACAGCCTCCCTGcttggcacagggcaggtggaAGCTCAGGTCACAGTTTCTTCTACAGCAGGAAATGGTGGCCCCTCTCTGGCCAcagatgca
The nucleotide sequence above comes from Chiroxiphia lanceolata isolate bChiLan1 chromosome 33, bChiLan1.pri, whole genome shotgun sequence. Encoded proteins:
- the LOC116779927 gene encoding uncharacterized protein LOC116779927, whose product is WEIRAVVSLAAQQSCCICGQRGATISCCRRNCDLSFHLPCAKQGGCVTQFCRPFRAFCPAHSPEQAVEATPEPGTQCLICMEPVEDRKTFNTLVCPACKTAWFHRACIQGQALHAGRISFQCPLCRNDEAFIRDMFTMGIQIPLRPPSWEGFNAFDELGDRHRHCDASECLFPGGRHEAEEEGPWQLLLCSSCAAEGTHRRCSGLRNSITRWECDGCAGLGTGKRQSTLVTVGTAVGAQGGFGRACLLQEGWRHCSGLSWPRSGVALTFLLPLTGSRDESELAGVSVARQSGLEPSDGSREPRTISPNTGSLVLSGLSPSSAPLETISPSPSVQVPSPGSSAPQTSNHRTNLQATSEQSLQSPSQETSSSSPDSQATSGSSQSSFPATEDSSCSRSRGPDRRQNHPRRQRRAQNPHLRSRSPLDRTHVPAPSPGRRRPWQRPSGTSRRRNRSRLQRPTPNPSSRSRSRRDRSHVRAPSAGRSSRSHETSRTSHTQNRSRQQHQAPDPSRRSRSRRDINCVRAPSAGSRIPSQEASGTSRRRNRSRLQRPTPNPSGRSRSPHGRTCTPAPSTGRRNPRETAARTSQRQHHSRQQRRTPNSSSRSRSRHDRSRVRAPGAARRTHRWDGETGTHR